In the Bacillus sp. FJAT-42376 genome, TCAGCTAATCTTTTTTATTTTCCGGAATCAATTTTTAGCGTTTGGGGAATGGGCCGTGCATCTACTATAAGAGGGAAGATTGTGAGACTGGGATTTCTCTTTTGTCGTGATGCTCTGGCTGAATGTCCTTTTTTTTTGTCAGCTCCAGCCCTTTTATTTTTTCTCGCTCGTTAAGACGGACTCTGATAGTGTCATAGATGGAAAATATTTTTAAAAACGCTAAAACTTTTTTCAGCATCAATTCGAATATATAAATAGATGCAGCAAAATGTAAAATACGTGGTGAAGAAATGGACAAAGAGAAACAGTGGATTAAAAAGGTACAAAAGAATGGAAACAGTGAAGCGGCGAATATGCTGATATCCAAGTACTATCAAGAAATCTATTCATTTGTGTATAAACAGTCGCTCGATAGTGAGCTTTCCCTTGATTTAACTCAGGAGATTTTTATTCGTGTGCTTAAATCCATTCATCATTACAATGCTGCAAAAGCCTCCTTCAGAACTTGGCTTTACAGGATTGCCTCCAATAGACTGATTGATTACTATCGGTCGAAAAGCTATAAGTACAGACAGCTTTCAGAACCCATTAATGATCATGATTTTGAGATGGAAGAAGATATGATGCTTTCCTTGGAGTATAAAGAAGATGTTCAAAATATTTTAAGGCTCCTTAATCAGCTGGAGATGAGCTCCCAGCAAATTGTCAGGCTGAAGCTGTTTGCAGAGTATACCCTGAAGGAAATTGCTGAAATTGTCCAAGTTCCTTTATCAACAGTGAAGTCAAGGTACTATACGGCGCTGAAACTAATAAAAAAAGAAATGAAGGAGGACCGCGATG is a window encoding:
- a CDS encoding sigma-70 family RNA polymerase sigma factor, which produces MDKEKQWIKKVQKNGNSEAANMLISKYYQEIYSFVYKQSLDSELSLDLTQEIFIRVLKSIHHYNAAKASFRTWLYRIASNRLIDYYRSKSYKYRQLSEPINDHDFEMEEDMMLSLEYKEDVQNILRLLNQLEMSSQQIVRLKLFAEYTLKEIAEIVQVPLSTVKSRYYTALKLIKKEMKEDRDE